DNA sequence from the Thunnus maccoyii chromosome 7, fThuMac1.1, whole genome shotgun sequence genome:
ttgtccaaatatggtcacttctggctccaaaaatcaaacatggcgacggccaaatccaagatggtgatggtcaaatcgctacagcaagcccccaggaacagcgccaggctgtgaagccaatttgattgttttatccccattcaaaaATTATCCAGAGGGCTAAATCGGAAGTAGCCGGCTCGGCCGGTGAAAATCACCAGTGCGCTTGCTCCAATGATCCATGGGCCCAATGATCCCGAAAGATCCAGGTAATTTTATACACGGAAGTTGAACTTTTTAGGCCTGTTTTCctataattttaattttaagtcaTCTTAACCCTGTAAAAATTTATGAATTGATCTTAAACATGAATTTTGGAATTTTAgcagcatttagaaaaaaagttattgcttctgttttattgttcatATAATCCTCCTGATGTAATTtgtttgtaaatattttgttatttaacgTTATTGCTGCTCATCCTGTTTATAATACTGTTTGttctcactttttttcaaaaaggtCCTTTTTACCATGTTGCTGAATTTATGATTTTAATgtggtcattttttaaaaatgtattatttgagtcattttaacCCTGTTTCTGAATGTATAAATTTAACCATGTCGTggatttccatttttttaacGGAATTTAGAATTTTTGAGTTTTATACcatattcataaatatttgaaggttattaacattttgagttttAGGTTTGCCCCTACTGGTTTaatttttgttgcttttatttattatccaGCTGCACTGTGCCCCGAACTTGAAGGTGagtaaaaaaatttaaatatgcCGTAATAAAATCCATCTCAGGTTTACTAAACACCATAAAATTCATTTGGTACAGTAGCTCTGGAGGGACAGAGGAGAGATTGTTTATAAAACTGCTGGCCTCCTATAGTTCATCTTTAATTCAGCccattaaattaaaaagcaaTATTAAAATAGcagttttaaaaaactaaataaaatataaaaagagaaGCAATTTCATTAAACTAGGAATATATAAGAACTGTAAGtcaaaataaatgctaaaatcatttaaaacacaaacaaaaaagagatCACACCGTGGGTtagtattaaaaaataaatataagtgCTAGGAgtaaatatttagttatttCAACCTCACTTAAAACTGTTGTGGATTGGTAAATTTATACCATGGGGAAGGGGATTATTTACATGGGAGATAAACTGCCCTAAAAACATTTGCTCTAAGATAATTATGATCTGTTTATTTGAAGGAAGTACTTCCTGCAGGTGAGTATCCTTATTGATAGAGTAATTCATTTCAAAAGAGGGGTTGTGTTTATATCATATGTGTACGCCAACCCTTTCAAGTGCCAAGTTTATGCCGGTTATCACTGTCTAGTTTTATGAGTGCTATAAAAAAGTGTACACTAAAATTAAACATCTATGTGCGCAAACAAGAGAACACACATTCAATTATTCAAAAAATATAAGATATTTGTTAGGAGGACAGTGGAGATggaatatgatgaaaataaattgcaCTTGGTTTTTCTGTAGGCTATTTATATGATAACTTGTGTGCACTGTTATAAGAATGCAGAACAAAAATCCGGAATTATTTTGGTTTGATGAAAATGAGAGGTTGGACTGAGTGGCAAAGTATGGAatagttttatttctaaaactTGGAAAATTAGGCAAACTAGACTGaataacacacatacaatatgaGATCAGTTTATTTGATGCATTTTAAGTATGTAGGCATACAAAATATACTATTCGTGTTCTCctataatttgtatttttggcCTTACACCTATTTACATGGAAATTGATTGTCTGCCTTGTAAGCCTGTTTGGGCTGGTCATCTAACTTCTTGGTTAACTTCTTTTAACTTGGTTAACTTCTTTTGTTACTTCTACAAATCAtaagatgaatattttttatattttttatatgatCATTTTGTGGATCATTGTAAGCTTTGCCTCATCTGTACACCACTGCCATCTTCAAAGTTTGAACTGTGCTGTATTTAGATGACTTTACAACTTCAAACCATGCCACCGAGCAAACTGATTTATTTGGCCATTGACTTACAAATAAATACTTGACAGATCAAAtagttatttaaaatgtgtgacTCTCTTCTCAgtcatcatcttcctcctcttcttcgtCTGTGTCCATCATCTCCCCCTGGGCAGCTTGCTGCTCCTCTAAAGCTTCTTGCAGTgcctgctcctcctccagcgTTGGGTCCAGGGCCTCTGTGATTTCTGGTCCACTGGGACACTCCTTCTGTGGTAGCGGGGGGACTGGTGGGCTGTACCCTTCCCCTGAATACTTCAGACCCCATCCAACATATATGTTCTCAAACTTCCTAAAGGAAGAGACAGCACATGGTTGTTTGTAAATTGCAACCTTGCCTTCAGTATACTGTGAGAAATCAAACAAAGGCAGTCagaatgttctgtttttttcacatacTTTCCACAAGCATATGCACATGCTCCTGGCCAGAGGTTGGAACGCAGCACAGCTACTGCATGCTGAGAGGTGAGAGCGGAGGAAATCTTGGAGCTCCAGGGAGGGGTGTTGAACAATTCTGAGGCACAAACACTAAAAACAGTTAGATGCCTCCAAGAACAtaggtttggtttcagaagtGGAGGGGATAAAATAAAGTCATAGGTTCATCAACCAAAAAAAGTTAGTGTGTCAATGCTATAAAAGTGTTCAAACAAAAATTACCAGTAATGTCAATTGTTGCATTATTCAGTGCACTAACCCTACCtaaaatttcatttattttcactggtACAGAGCTGATGTTTTATAATagattatattgtatttttaccATTACCACAAAGAGTGATGTCCTTCGCTTTCAGACAGCAAGCAGTTGCTGTAGCTGCCATTGTCTCTTAatataaacacaacagcagcaagtAGCTGCCATTTCTGTGTTAATTCTATTGTTGCATGTGTTACCTTAGTGGAAAATCAATGGTACTTGCCTCTGTCAGCTAATAAGAGAGCCAGCGGAAATCTACTGACTAGTTATCGGCACAGAGGAAGTGCTGAGGGCAATCAGCCCTACCAGTTAAATATAACTGATTAACAACCAGAATGTATGCAGCAACTAGTATGAACCAGGCCATTCTATTGGTAAACTGTAGCTAACTAAGCAGGAAGTGTTTcctttatcttgttttcatgaTGGTATAATAGCCAGCATCCTGAAGATGGTGGCCAAAGAACACAATGCTGTAGTGTCCTTCTCTTCATGCTACATGAAGTAAGAGATTTGATACATCAGTCAAAAGAATTTCCATGACAGCTGTCTGAGTTGATGATGGCTGAACTTTGAGCTTGCTGTGTGACCACTgcaaccacagaaaccacaTGGAGGAGCGGCACAGGAGATAATTTTATGGCTATCTGAGTTCCCTCAATTCAACACCTCATCATCAGCACAGAACCAACAGATCATTGAAAAGAAACGGTCAACTTCAACAACAGTCTAATTATCAGCCCTGGGCCAATAAACAATGTGTACGATTATAGTCAAACCTGCTATATTAATCATGTAATAATGCTAACCATTCCCTCTATTTTAAGCTCTATTGGGCTGTGTGATGTGAACAGAGTAGCTGGACAGCTGCCTGTagtgtattttaaaaagtgaggGAAACAGGTCCTCCTATCCCCAGTGAAAATGAATTACTTGTTTACCTTTACTGGTTTCAAACGAAAATGGCCAAAATCAAAGACTGACCTATGTCTTGGGAGAGGGGAGTGAGCAGAGGGGGTCCGACCTCTGGCTCAGGCTCATCCGgctcctcttccttttcctcaGCCTCTCCTTCCTCATTAGATTCTTCTCCTGGTTTCACAGCCAGGTTCACCCAAGTACAGCGACCCTAAAGGAGTCCATGCTTGCACATTAGAAAAGCTCACCTACTGTACCAACAGAGAAAAGGCTGCTTTGATCAGACTTGTACCTGCTTCAGGATGTGTTGAACATGATGCACCCAGGCAGACAAAGACTCAGCCATTTCAGAGACTGGAACACCCTCAAAGTCAGGATTCACTTCATAGCTGTCCCGTggtgcctcctcttcctcatcaccTTCCTCCTCCCCAGCCTGGTAGAAGCCCTGGGGGCTGACTTGAGTGCCAGCAGAGATCCGAGCGATCTGCGCTCTCAAATAGTTGGCTTCATTCCCAGGGAAAGGCGGGTAGCTAACAACTGGAGCATCCAGTCTCCCAGTGAAGAATTTACGGATCTGGCGAGCAACAGTTATCTGGGCAGGACTGACTGAAGGAAGCTTCACCCATGGTAGAGCAGGCTCTTTGCACACATAGTAAAGAAACTTGTTAGCACCTGTTCCTATTGCCTCCTTTGGCACAGCTGGTGGGGGTTTATAGGTCGACTGAGGAAATGGATCCATCTGAAAACAAAGCCACCACAAGATAAGAAAAATCACTCCTAGCCaattaatttcttcttctttaactTGTAAAGATTAAAGGACACTCTGGAAGAAGCTTTCAAAAATTTAGGAAATAACCCTTATGATGTCatcaaaaactgtaaaatggtAAATAGACTGTActtatatagtgcctttctagtcttccaaccactcaaagtgcttttataCTACAcgtcacattcacccattcacacacacattcatacgctgaatgggtacaggggctaccatacaaggtcccaacctgcccatcagggggaactaaccattcacaaacattcatacactgatggcacagccataaagagcaatttggggttcagtatcttgcccaagcacacttcgacatgcagactggaggagcagggaatcgaaccgcccatcttccaattagtggacaacctcctgagccacagccgctgtaatcaatcaatcaatctttatttatatagcgccaaatcacaacaaaagtcatctcaaggcactttccacatagagcaggtcaagaccgtactctttaatttacagagacccaacaattcccccatgagcaagcacttggcgacagcggtaaggaaaaactcccctttaatgggtagaaacctcaagcagaacccggctctaggtgggcggccatctgctttgaccggttgggttgagagagagaaagaaagagggaaagggggggggacagaataacaacaatcataacaacaacgACACATCAGCAGCtagggaaggatgccaacaggactgtgaaagACCGCGAAGGCTcagcccagaacccagggtttcctgcgagatgagaaagcacaaaaaaaaactccggggaagaagcaaagtttgtgacatgcattgatgttacatgaatgcatacagatggagaggaggaggaggaggagagaggagctcagtgcatcatgtgaagtcccccagcagtctaggcctctagcagcataactaagggctgatccaaggcgagcctggtcggccctaactacaaaaaggaaagttttaagcctactacttttaaagactgtaggaaccaccagtaagcctgcattctgggagcgcagtgttctagtgggataatacggtactatgagctcttcatgatatgatggtgcctgacaATTAAgagctttgtaagttaggagaaggattttaaattctattctagattttacaggaagccaatgtagcgaagctaaaatgggagaaatgtgatctctttttctagttttagtcagtacacgtgcagctgcattctggaccagctggagagtctttagagacttgttagggcagcctgataataaggaatcgcaataatccagcctagaagtaacaaatgcgtggactagttgttctgcatctttttgggacaggatgtgcctgatttttgagatattacttaagtgaaaaaaggcagtccttgagatttgatttatgtgggagttaaaggacatatcctgtAAGCATATCCAAACAGACTACTAAGAGCGTGTTCAGTGATACAGTAGAAGTGCTCAgaaggttttttaaaaaatgaaataagagaTCTATGGGTGCTAGCATGGGATTTCTAGGTGTTCCCCATGAGCAAccacttggcgacagtggtgAGGAAAAattcccctttaacaggaagaaacctcaagcagaacccgactctaggtgggcggctatctgctttgaccggttaggttgagagagagagaagggggtgggggggtggggacacagagaagcagagcgacaacaacaacaacaacaatagatacatgactagcaacaacaaacagcagcaacagcaggaaggGCTGCTTCTAGGGCTGGTGCTTGAGCTGACAGCTGGGAACCAGGGGCTGAGTCTTTGTGGCGCTGGGCAGTGGAGACTTTGTGGTGTTGGGCAGCGGAGACTCTGCGGTGCTGGGGAGTGGAGACTCTGTCGAGCTGGGGACTTCAGATGAAGGAGCTGGGCTGGACTGCAGGTAACACTCCAGAAAGGTGTCATATTGGGGATACAGAAGTCTCATCCATGGCCTGTCTGCAAATACTTGCTCTGGATCCAGACCTCCCTCCACAGCTGAGGCTTGCGCTGAGGAGTGGTGATAAAAAGCACCACTATCTTTTCCAAAAAGAGAAGTTGATATGCCTGGGTCCATTCTTGGTTGCCTTGTCCAGTCAACAGTGTCTGTGGGGACTGGGGCTGGACTTGGAGGAGCATGATGAGGCAGGAGGCTAGCCGACTCAGAGGCAGAGGTAGACTAGAGGCTAGCAGTCCCAGGTGCAGGCCAAAGTGAAGAGGAGGCAGGAGTGACAGGCTTGGAGGAAACAAGATAGTATGGCTGCTGGTGGCTGACAGGCTTGGAGGCTTGTCTGGCAAATTGAGGTCTCCCCAGTGCcgtaatataatataatatgatgccATATAACTGAGCCTGACTATCTGAGTGACAGGTTGGTTGTGAACAGATTGGAGTGCAGGCTTGGACACTATAGGAGAGTCAAGTGAGCTGGTCTGCAGGAAATGGTTGAGCTTATCACGGATGACATCCAGGTAGGGAACAAAATGGCTTGCCCACGGCCTCTCCTTGAAATACTGCTGCTGTACACAGATCGTCTCCAGGAGCGGTGTACGTTAATGAGAGTGAGAGGCAATGAGTTTTGCCACAGTCCAATCAAACTCAGAAACTTTTTTAGAAAAAAGTTGTTGCCCTGCTGGGTTCATGACTGGTCGGATCCTTCTGTTATGCAGAGCGGAGtaggtggacccaaatgcatGCGACTTCAGGCTGAGCAAGGCTGAAGAATAACATATTTATTCTGGGCTTGTGAAGgcaaaaacaaagctggcaagtcaaaagcaaaactgaacaacGCAGGGCTGAACAAATTGAACAGaggatccaacaaaactgaactgaaaaccaggattTAAATACAATCTAAACTGACGAggggatgaggtgcaggtggaacAGGAGAACAGTAAaagagctgattggctgaagaagacacagggcaggtgtggagggaaaagcaggctgaggaggagtacatgaacacaggaggaaaaacacagggcaaacagaaaaccaaaacccagaaacacAATGAATACAGTCTAACTAATAAAGGCATCTTAAATGATATCATGCCAGAAGTCTTTAAAGATACAACTCAAAACAGCTTTCTCCCACCCAGTCCAGTCCaaacaaaaagggagaaaagtctgagggccTCTGGAGGACCAGTGGAGAATGGCAGCTAGGGACACAGTCAGACAATGAACAGAACCATTGCAAGAAATGAGAGCAGAAGAGTGGTTGTATTAATGGAATCAATGCTGTGGAAATGAACATTAAATTGAATTTACTaggtaaacaggtaaacatGGAGGAAGCAATAAGTTTGAATGAACAGATTAAATAATTGcgcaaagattaaagaaaacataaataaagaagaCTGATTAAAGAAGTACTTTCCACTTCCCCACCTCATTCTCATGagtctcagcctctctctcctcttccttggCTGCTTCCTCTGCAttctgctcttcctcttcctcaccctctCTGTACTCAGCTTCAGCAATGATATAGCTGCTCTCTGTGCCCAGAATCTTGCCCCACAGTCGGCAGCGCTGCAGTGCCTGGGACTCAACAAGCTGCTTGAGTGCAAGGAAGACCCTCTGCATCTCCTCTCTGCCCAGACCCACTCCAGCCTGCTCCATGTAGAAGCCAATCTCACTTACATTAGGAAGAGGTGTTTCCACCTGATGGAAGACAGATAAACCACGTTACATAACATAAACCacatattattttaatatattttcaggTGAAAAGGCTTGTAAGGGTCTTATTTACATTATAATGGCTATATTTCCACATGTGACAAGTTTTAGATCTCTGACCAGAGAAAGATCCAGGAAGGCATTCACATCTAACACCAGAGAACAGatttaatatcaataaaatgCTGTTGAATGATATGTAACCTGGCTTCATGAGAAATCTACACTTTCAATTCTCAATCTAATGTTGCACAGGTAAGCTGAAATGTCTATGTGCCCTTTCCCCTACAAatcaccaaaacaaatgtgtaagTTTACATGGCCATTACCAGCTCCTCCTCATGGTCAGCCTCTTCTGGCCGAGAAAACAGCAGGCGCTGATGTTCAGCCAGCCGCTCAGCAGCTGTAGTCTGTGGAAGGTCTCGCAAGGTGCTCCACTTGTCTTCAAATAATCCCCGCTTCACATCATAGCTCATATCCTCAATCACATCTACCACATTCTGTGGATGC
Encoded proteins:
- the rsph4a gene encoding radial spoke head protein 6 homolog A, with translation MDTQDGNQDSSQQRLQAAASFKAFMLKNSTKSNLDLYDHLTQLLIKVMDEHPQNVVDVIEDMSYDVKRGLFEDKWSTLRDLPQTTAAERLAEHQRLLFSRPEEADHEEELVETPLPNVSEIGFYMEQAGVGLGREEMQRVFLALKQLVESQALQRCRLWGKILGTESSYIIAEAEYREGEEEEEQNAEEAAKEEEREAETHENEMDPFPQSTYKPPPAVPKEAIGTGANKFLYYVCKEPALPWVKLPSVSPAQITVARQIRKFFTGRLDAPVVSYPPFPGNEANYLRAQIARISAGTQVSPQGFYQAGEEEGDEEEEAPRDSYEVNPDFEGVPVSEMAESLSAWVHHVQHILKQGRCTWVNLAVKPGEESNEEGEAEEKEEEPDEPEPEVGPPLLTPLSQDIELFNTPPWSSKISSALTSQHAVAVLRSNLWPGACAYACGKKFENIYVGWGLKYSGEGYSPPVPPLPQKECPSGPEITEALDPTLEEEQALQEALEEQQAAQGEMMDTDEEEEEDDD